Proteins encoded by one window of Cyanobium sp. NS01:
- a CDS encoding helix-turn-helix transcriptional regulator, which yields MAAGRALRQRREERQLSLRQLALDTRISTPVLEALERGWRDRLPEAAYLRTMLPLIERHLELQPGSLEGVLPTSADRLPPQEQPRGLLQRFTPGSIDVFTTWQGTLLYGVLTLGLVYGLNLQQRQLAQEGLLAVSPIPPLPMQEQGGKQGSEQGSEQALLAIVPSLRPLQQAGAGQALALWRRQSPAAAPPQQAISPRGALVVTLAAPASLNLETAGGGSTELKAASGRLEFSLSAPWTLRITPAPTSPGAVQWLGQSLRASPGEPGRFQPQAR from the coding sequence GTGGCGGCAGGGCGTGCCCTGCGGCAGCGGCGCGAGGAACGCCAGCTCAGCCTGCGCCAGCTGGCTCTGGACACCCGCATCAGCACACCGGTGCTGGAGGCCCTGGAGCGCGGCTGGCGCGATCGCCTGCCCGAGGCCGCCTACCTGCGCACGATGCTGCCCCTGATCGAGCGGCATCTCGAGCTGCAGCCAGGCAGCCTGGAGGGGGTGCTGCCGACCTCGGCCGACCGGCTGCCGCCGCAGGAGCAGCCACGCGGGCTGCTGCAGCGCTTCACGCCTGGCTCGATCGATGTCTTCACCACCTGGCAGGGCACCCTGCTCTACGGCGTGCTCACCCTCGGGCTCGTGTATGGCCTCAACCTGCAGCAACGCCAACTCGCCCAGGAGGGGCTCCTGGCCGTGAGCCCCATTCCGCCGCTGCCGATGCAGGAGCAGGGCGGCAAGCAGGGCAGTGAGCAGGGCAGTGAGCAGGCCCTGCTCGCCATTGTTCCCAGCCTGCGGCCGCTGCAACAGGCCGGGGCGGGGCAGGCCCTGGCCCTCTGGCGGCGCCAGAGCCCAGCAGCCGCCCCACCGCAACAGGCCATCAGCCCACGGGGGGCCCTGGTGGTGACCCTGGCCGCGCCGGCCAGCCTCAACCTCGAGACCGCGGGCGGCGGCAGCACTGAGCTGAAGGCCGCCAGCGGCCGGCTCGAATTCAGCCTCAGCGCCCCCTGGACCCTGCGGATCACGCCAGCGCCCACCTCGCCTGGAGCTGTGCAGTGGCTCGGTCAATCGCTCCGCGCCAGCCCGGGCGAGCCGGGCCGGTTCCAGCCTCAGGCGCGCTGA
- a CDS encoding RpoD/SigA family RNA polymerase sigma factor: MPSLPVAAADGSALPGGADLVRSYLRDIGRVPLLSHEQEITLGRQVQELMALEEIEQELTMRAGGTAPERPELAAAAGLSLPVLKKRLQAGRRAKERMVAANLRLVVSVAKKYTKRNMELLDLIQEGTIGLVRGVEKFDPTRGYKFSTYAYWWIRQGITRAIAEKSRTIRLPIHITETLNKLKKGQRELSQELGRTPTVSELAVFVELPEEEVKDLLCRARQPVSLETKVGDGEDTELLDLLAGDGELPEERVDGECLKGDLRALLEQLPELQGRVLKMRYGIDTEGQGLGEPMSLSSIAKNLGMSRDKTRNLERKALEGIRSQSRRLEGYLVA; this comes from the coding sequence ATGCCTTCCCTGCCCGTGGCCGCTGCCGATGGGTCTGCTTTGCCTGGTGGCGCCGACCTGGTGCGCAGCTACCTGCGGGACATCGGCCGGGTGCCGTTGCTGAGCCATGAGCAGGAGATCACCCTGGGCCGCCAGGTGCAGGAGCTGATGGCTCTTGAGGAGATCGAACAGGAGCTGACGATGCGTGCCGGGGGTACGGCGCCGGAGCGGCCGGAGCTGGCGGCGGCGGCGGGCCTGAGCCTGCCGGTGCTGAAGAAGCGTCTGCAGGCGGGCCGCCGTGCCAAGGAGCGGATGGTGGCGGCGAACCTGCGGCTGGTGGTGAGCGTGGCGAAGAAATACACCAAGCGGAACATGGAGCTGCTGGACCTGATCCAGGAGGGCACGATCGGCCTGGTGCGGGGTGTGGAGAAGTTCGACCCGACGCGGGGCTACAAGTTCAGTACGTATGCGTACTGGTGGATCCGGCAGGGGATCACGCGGGCGATCGCGGAGAAGAGCCGCACGATCCGGCTGCCGATCCACATCACCGAAACGCTGAACAAGCTGAAGAAGGGTCAGCGGGAACTGAGCCAGGAGCTGGGCCGCACGCCCACGGTGAGCGAGCTGGCGGTGTTCGTGGAGCTGCCGGAGGAGGAGGTGAAGGACCTGCTGTGCCGGGCGCGGCAGCCGGTGAGCCTGGAGACGAAGGTGGGTGACGGCGAGGACACGGAACTGCTCGACCTGCTGGCCGGTGATGGGGAGCTGCCGGAGGAGCGGGTGGACGGAGAGTGCCTGAAGGGGGACCTGCGTGCACTGCTGGAGCAGCTGCCTGAACTGCAGGGCCGGGTGCTGAAGATGCGCTACGGCATCGACACCGAGGGCCAGGGCCTGGGCGAGCCGATGAGCCTGAGTTCGATCGCCAAGAACCTCGGCATGAGCCGCGACAAGACCCGCAACCTCGAGCGCAAGGCCCTGGAGGGGATCCGCTCCCAGTCGCGGCGCCTCGAGGGCTACCTGGTGGCCTGA
- the cbiT gene encoding precorrin-6Y C5,15-methyltransferase subunit CbiT, with protein sequence MRAPQASPVIDDPTAASPTPPYQWDFVTPGLPDGVFDAAPGFSPTPMELRVMLLAHLRPRADSLVWDVGGGTGALALEIARLMPRGQVHTLERDPEAIALLEQNRQRLGIVNLHIHPGAAPDDLAALPPAPDRVVLEVGRPLGDVLRVVWQALQPAGRLVISTASLEGLVDATDTLGQLAARDVQVVQATVHRMQRRGSQAKLAAAEPLFLIAAERP encoded by the coding sequence TTGCGCGCTCCACAGGCCTCGCCGGTGATCGACGACCCCACTGCAGCGTCTCCGACGCCTCCCTATCAGTGGGATTTCGTCACCCCCGGACTGCCCGATGGCGTCTTTGATGCGGCGCCGGGCTTCAGCCCCACACCGATGGAGCTGCGGGTGATGCTGCTGGCCCACCTGCGGCCGCGGGCCGATTCCCTGGTGTGGGACGTGGGCGGCGGCACCGGCGCCCTGGCCCTGGAGATCGCCCGCCTGATGCCCCGGGGCCAGGTGCACACGCTCGAGCGCGACCCGGAAGCCATTGCCCTGCTGGAGCAGAACCGCCAGCGGCTCGGCATTGTCAACCTCCACATCCACCCCGGCGCGGCTCCCGACGATCTGGCGGCCCTTCCCCCCGCCCCCGACCGGGTGGTGCTGGAGGTGGGCCGGCCCCTCGGCGATGTGCTGCGGGTGGTGTGGCAGGCGCTGCAGCCGGCGGGGCGGCTGGTGATCAGCACCGCCAGCCTGGAGGGCCTGGTGGATGCCACCGACACCCTGGGGCAGCTCGCCGCCCGTGATGTGCAGGTGGTGCAGGCCACCGTGCACCGCATGCAGCGCCGCGGCAGCCAGGCCAAGCTGGCAGCGGCTGAGCCCCTGTTCCTGATCGCCGCTGAGCGGCCGTGA
- a CDS encoding aminotransferase class I/II-fold pyridoxal phosphate-dependent enzyme produces the protein MLPPADPDLLALHLPAHGRGRGLAPPLAQLLRRRPGSWDLPELPGFGGPLEPEGAVAEEQRQCAALLGAEHCWFGVNGASGLLQVALLAVAAPGSRVLLPRNLHRSLLHACVLGQLEPVLYSLPFDPATGLWLPPTPQLLEQALAAARAGGPLAAVAVVSPTYQGLAADLPALVAVAHAAGLPLLVDQAHGAAEAVAAGADLVVLSCQKSGGGLAQSAVLLAQGRRCAVEAIERALLWLQTSSPSALLLASAAASLRHGRSAAGLAQRRRALALARRLRRRCRSLDLPLLASQDPLRLVLPTAALGINGVEADAWLLERGVIAELAEPGSLTFCLGVVPPAGVVRRLPRALSALRQALGGAPLPPFSPPPLAAVAQPEMPVALAWRAAAEPVPLAAAAGRIAAEPLCPYPPGIPLLIPGERIDPARAHWLQRQRHLWPGLIADTVSVVVG, from the coding sequence TTGCTCCCCCCCGCTGATCCCGATCTCCTGGCCCTGCACCTGCCCGCCCATGGGCGCGGCCGGGGCCTGGCGCCGCCGCTGGCGCAGTTGCTGCGGCGCCGGCCAGGCAGCTGGGATCTGCCCGAGCTGCCTGGTTTCGGCGGCCCCCTGGAGCCGGAGGGTGCGGTGGCGGAGGAGCAGCGCCAGTGCGCGGCGCTGCTGGGGGCTGAACACTGCTGGTTCGGGGTGAATGGCGCCAGCGGCCTGCTGCAGGTGGCGCTGCTGGCTGTGGCAGCCCCCGGCAGCAGGGTGCTGCTGCCCCGCAACCTGCACCGCTCGCTGCTGCATGCCTGCGTGCTCGGCCAGCTGGAGCCGGTGCTCTACAGCCTGCCCTTCGATCCCGCCACTGGCCTGTGGCTGCCCCCCACCCCCCAGCTGCTGGAGCAGGCGCTGGCGGCAGCACGAGCGGGCGGCCCCCTGGCGGCGGTGGCGGTGGTGTCCCCCACCTATCAGGGTCTGGCTGCTGACCTGCCGGCCCTGGTGGCGGTGGCCCACGCCGCCGGCCTGCCGCTGCTGGTGGACCAGGCTCATGGCGCCGCTGAGGCCGTGGCCGCCGGGGCCGATCTGGTGGTGCTCTCCTGCCAGAAGAGCGGCGGCGGTCTGGCCCAGAGTGCCGTGCTGCTGGCCCAGGGCAGACGCTGCGCTGTTGAGGCGATCGAGCGGGCCCTGCTCTGGCTGCAGACCTCCAGCCCCAGCGCGCTGCTCCTCGCTTCGGCTGCGGCCAGCCTGCGCCATGGCCGCAGCGCCGCCGGCCTGGCCCAGCGCCGCCGCGCCCTGGCGCTGGCGCGTCGCCTGCGGCGCCGTTGCCGCAGCCTGGATCTGCCCCTGCTGGCCAGCCAGGACCCGCTGCGTCTGGTGCTGCCCACGGCGGCACTGGGCATCAACGGGGTGGAGGCCGATGCCTGGCTGCTGGAGCGGGGGGTGATCGCGGAGCTGGCGGAGCCCGGCAGCCTCACCTTCTGTCTGGGAGTGGTGCCTCCGGCCGGGGTGGTGCGGCGGTTGCCTCGGGCGCTGTCCGCCCTGCGCCAGGCCCTGGGCGGTGCGCCGCTGCCGCCCTTCAGTCCCCCGCCTCTGGCGGCGGTGGCACAACCGGAGATGCCGGTGGCCCTGGCCTGGCGGGCCGCCGCAGAGCCCGTGCCCCTGGCGGCGGCGGCGGGCCGGATCGCTGCGGAGCCCCTCTGCCCCTATCCCCCCGGGATTCCACTGCTGATTCCGGGAGAGCGCATCGATCCGGCCCGGGCCCACTGGCTGCAGCGGCAACGGCACCTCTGGCCCGGCCTGATCGCTGATACGGTGAGCGTTGTGGTGGGCTGA
- a CDS encoding AarF/ABC1/UbiB kinase family protein, with amino-acid sequence MAPLTAAASPAPPAYDPRADRRWLLGRPWLFLSRLSSVLWQLISLALTLVVHAGSGDRAVQQRLGKRILATLTSLGPCFIKVGQALSTRPDLVRRDWLEQLTQLQDNLPPFPQEVALRTIETELGAPARELFALFPDYPIAAASLGQVYKAQMHDGQWVAVKVQRPDLPQILRRDLVIIRMLAVLSAPLLPLNLGFGLDAIIDEFGQTLFDEIDYRKEADNAERFAGLFSAHPEVTVPHVERQLSARRVLTTSWIHGTKLQERQVLEARHLDPTALIRTGVMAGLQQLLEFGYFHADPHPGNLFALPGRTGQLGHVAYVDFGMMDSISDADRLTLTGAVVHLINRDFRALASDFVALGFLSPDTNLEPIIPALEEVLGGTLGENVGNFNFKAVTDRFSELVFDYPFRVPVRFALIIRAVVSQEGLALRLDPDFKIIRVAYPYVARRLLAGDTAEMREKLLDVLFDREGRLQIERLESLLAVLENDGPRADLLPVMGSGLKLLLGPDGASLRQRLLLTLVRDDRLNAEDLRALMDLLRRTFSARKLAGTLLARLNPLAAA; translated from the coding sequence ATCGCGCCCTTGACCGCCGCAGCGAGCCCCGCCCCGCCGGCCTACGACCCCAGGGCTGATCGGCGTTGGTTGCTGGGGCGGCCGTGGCTGTTCCTCAGCCGGCTCAGCTCGGTGCTGTGGCAGCTGATCAGCCTGGCCCTGACCCTGGTGGTGCATGCCGGCAGCGGCGACCGGGCCGTGCAGCAGCGGCTGGGCAAGCGCATCCTCGCCACCCTCACCAGCCTGGGCCCCTGTTTCATCAAGGTGGGGCAGGCCCTCTCCACCCGCCCCGACCTGGTGCGGCGCGACTGGCTCGAGCAGCTCACCCAGCTCCAGGACAACCTGCCCCCCTTCCCCCAGGAGGTGGCCCTGCGCACGATCGAGACGGAGCTGGGGGCACCGGCCCGGGAGCTGTTTGCCCTGTTCCCCGACTACCCGATTGCCGCCGCCAGCCTGGGGCAGGTCTACAAGGCCCAGATGCACGACGGCCAGTGGGTGGCCGTGAAGGTGCAGCGGCCCGATCTGCCCCAGATCCTGCGCCGCGACCTGGTGATCATCCGCATGCTGGCGGTGCTCAGTGCGCCGCTGCTGCCCCTCAATCTGGGCTTCGGGCTCGACGCCATCATCGACGAGTTCGGCCAGACCCTCTTCGACGAGATCGACTACCGCAAGGAGGCCGACAACGCCGAGCGCTTCGCCGGCCTGTTCAGCGCCCATCCCGAGGTGACCGTGCCCCACGTGGAGCGCCAGCTGAGTGCCCGGCGGGTGCTCACCACCAGCTGGATCCATGGCACCAAGCTGCAGGAGCGCCAGGTGCTGGAGGCGCGCCACCTCGATCCCACCGCCCTGATCCGCACCGGGGTGATGGCGGGGCTGCAGCAACTGCTGGAGTTCGGCTATTTCCACGCCGATCCCCACCCCGGCAACCTGTTCGCCCTGCCGGGACGCACCGGCCAGCTGGGCCATGTGGCCTACGTGGATTTCGGCATGATGGATTCGATCTCCGATGCCGACCGGCTCACCCTCACCGGGGCGGTGGTGCACCTGATCAACCGCGATTTCCGAGCCCTGGCCAGCGACTTCGTCGCCCTGGGCTTTCTCAGCCCGGACACCAACCTCGAGCCGATCATTCCGGCCCTGGAGGAGGTGCTGGGCGGCACCCTGGGCGAGAACGTCGGCAACTTCAATTTCAAGGCGGTCACCGACCGCTTTTCCGAGCTGGTGTTCGACTACCCGTTCCGGGTGCCGGTGCGCTTCGCCCTGATCATCCGGGCGGTGGTGAGCCAGGAGGGCCTGGCCCTGCGGCTCGACCCCGACTTCAAGATCATCCGCGTGGCCTACCCCTACGTGGCCCGCCGGCTGCTGGCGGGCGACACCGCCGAGATGCGCGAGAAGCTGCTCGACGTGCTGTTCGACCGGGAGGGCCGCCTGCAGATCGAGCGGCTCGAGAGCCTGCTGGCGGTGCTGGAGAACGATGGGCCGCGGGCCGACCTGCTGCCGGTGATGGGCTCAGGGCTGAAGCTGCTGCTGGGTCCCGATGGCGCCAGCCTGCGCCAGAGGCTGCTGCTCACCCTGGTGCGCGATGACCGCCTCAATGCCGAAGACCTGCGCGCCCTCATGGACCTGTTGCGGCGCACGTTCAGCGCCCGCAAGCTGGCGGGCACCCTGCTGGCGCGGCTCAACCCCCTGGCCGCCGCCTAG
- the malQ gene encoding 4-alpha-glucanotransferase has translation MSQVLSAARRRCGVLLHPTALPGPGPCGSFGAEAHHWIELLAEHHIGLWQLLPLAPTDGTGSPYSSPSGSALNPWLLDGDQLVQEGLLTEADRQALPGNASTERLDLEVMPQRCAALAAALARRWPQQDEAAQQAFASWRHSQRHWLEDHCRFIVLRQQQGGRPWWEWPEPLARRQPQALRQLDRDGAGALLEQALLQWQLQRQWQALRRRAHSCDLDLVGDLPFYVAHDSSDVWCRPWLFSLGSGGGLEQQSGVPPDYFSATGQLWGTPVYRWPRHLISGFSWWMARLDRQFELFDRLRLDHFRALQAFWSVPGGDPTAENGCWRWSPGSLLLRLLWLRCWIKGQLRDGHLPLIAEDLGVITPPVEALRDRFSLPGMKILQFAFNGDGDNPYLPANIQGPDWVVYTGTHDNPTTTGWWQDLDHDSRQRVEHALGAAVTAPAWQLLEAALASPADLAVAPLQDLLELDDHARFNTPGTTSGNWTWRLNQPVASLAGPLKGLGEMAHRYQRA, from the coding sequence GTGAGTCAGGTTCTCTCCGCCGCCCGGCGTCGCTGTGGTGTGTTGCTCCACCCCACGGCCCTGCCCGGGCCCGGCCCCTGCGGAAGCTTCGGCGCCGAGGCCCACCACTGGATCGAACTCCTGGCCGAACATCACATCGGTCTGTGGCAGCTGTTGCCTCTGGCCCCCACCGACGGCACGGGCTCGCCCTACAGCTCCCCCAGCGGCTCGGCCCTGAACCCCTGGCTGCTGGATGGGGACCAGCTGGTGCAGGAGGGCCTGCTCACGGAGGCCGATCGCCAGGCGCTGCCCGGCAACGCCAGCACCGAGCGCCTCGATCTGGAGGTGATGCCCCAGCGCTGCGCCGCCCTGGCCGCCGCCCTGGCGCGCCGCTGGCCCCAGCAGGACGAGGCCGCCCAGCAGGCGTTCGCGAGCTGGCGCCACAGCCAGCGCCACTGGCTGGAGGATCACTGCCGCTTCATCGTGCTGCGGCAACAGCAGGGCGGCCGCCCCTGGTGGGAGTGGCCCGAGCCGCTGGCCCGGCGTCAGCCCCAGGCCCTGCGCCAGCTGGATCGTGATGGTGCCGGCGCGCTCCTGGAGCAGGCGCTGCTGCAGTGGCAGCTGCAACGCCAGTGGCAGGCCCTGCGCCGGCGCGCCCACAGCTGCGACCTCGACCTGGTGGGCGACCTGCCCTTCTATGTGGCCCACGACAGCAGCGACGTCTGGTGTCGCCCCTGGCTGTTTTCCCTGGGGAGCGGGGGTGGCCTGGAGCAGCAGAGCGGCGTGCCGCCCGACTACTTCTCCGCCACGGGCCAGCTGTGGGGCACGCCGGTGTACCGCTGGCCCCGGCATCTGATCAGTGGTTTCAGCTGGTGGATGGCGCGGCTGGATCGTCAGTTCGAGCTCTTCGACCGCCTGCGCCTCGATCACTTCCGGGCCCTTCAGGCCTTCTGGAGCGTGCCCGGCGGCGATCCCACCGCCGAGAACGGGTGCTGGCGCTGGTCGCCGGGCAGCCTGCTGTTGCGGCTGCTGTGGTTGCGCTGCTGGATCAAGGGCCAGTTGCGCGATGGTCATCTGCCCCTGATCGCCGAAGACCTGGGCGTGATCACCCCGCCGGTGGAGGCCCTCAGGGATCGCTTCTCCCTGCCCGGCATGAAGATCCTGCAGTTCGCCTTCAACGGCGATGGCGACAATCCCTACCTGCCCGCCAACATCCAAGGCCCAGACTGGGTGGTGTACACCGGCACCCACGACAATCCCACCACCACCGGCTGGTGGCAGGACCTCGACCACGACTCGCGTCAGCGCGTGGAGCATGCCCTGGGCGCGGCGGTGACCGCCCCGGCCTGGCAACTGCTGGAAGCCGCCCTGGCCAGCCCGGCCGATCTGGCCGTGGCGCCCCTGCAGGACCTGCTCGAACTTGACGATCACGCCCGCTTCAACACCCCAGGCACCACCTCCGGCAACTGGACCTGGCGGCTGAACCAGCCGGTGGCCAGCCTCGCCGGACCGCTGAAGGGCCTGGGCGAGATGGCCCACCGCTATCAGCGCGCCTGA
- a CDS encoding pseudouridine synthase translates to MARERLQKLIAAAGLCSRRRAEDLLRAGRIQVNGATARIGDSADPASDRIAVDGAPLAPAAEPLLLLLNKPVGVLCSCSDPRGRPTVLELLPPELRRGRGLHPIGRLDADSRGALLLTNQGALTLRLSHPRHGHRKFYRVQVAGRPSGATLARWAAGVPLDGQASQPVGVRVLQHSARSTGLELEMGEGRNRQIRRTAQLLGHPVLDLQRIGIGALRLGPLPEGSWRALDRREWDALVAPES, encoded by the coding sequence ATGGCCCGAGAGCGCTTGCAGAAACTGATCGCGGCGGCTGGACTCTGCTCCCGCCGCCGGGCCGAAGACCTGCTGCGCGCCGGCCGGATCCAGGTGAATGGAGCCACCGCCCGGATCGGTGACAGCGCCGATCCCGCCAGCGATCGGATCGCGGTGGATGGCGCACCCCTCGCCCCCGCGGCCGAGCCGCTGCTGCTGCTGCTCAACAAACCGGTGGGCGTGCTGTGCAGCTGCAGCGACCCCCGCGGCCGCCCCACCGTGCTTGAGCTGCTGCCGCCAGAGCTGCGGCGGGGCCGGGGCCTGCACCCGATCGGCCGTCTCGATGCCGACAGCCGGGGTGCCCTGCTGCTCACCAACCAGGGCGCCCTCACCCTGCGGCTCAGCCATCCGCGCCATGGCCACCGCAAGTTCTATCGGGTGCAGGTGGCGGGCCGACCCAGTGGGGCCACCCTGGCGCGCTGGGCCGCGGGCGTGCCGCTCGATGGCCAGGCCAGCCAGCCGGTGGGCGTGCGGGTGCTGCAGCACAGCGCCAGGAGCACCGGCCTGGAACTGGAGATGGGCGAGGGACGCAACCGCCAGATCCGGCGCACCGCCCAGCTGCTGGGGCACCCGGTGCTGGACCTGCAGCGCATCGGCATCGGTGCGCTGCGGCTGGGCCCGTTGCCGGAGGGAAGCTGGCGAGCCCTTGATCGCCGAGAATGGGACGCCCTGGTCGCCCCCGAGTCCTGA
- a CDS encoding phosphatidate cytidylyltransferase codes for MIPQPRTSTSLPRLLSGWAAGGFGFVVVMLGGWWFTVAVGVIVHLGLLEFFRMAQFKGIRPATKTTLVAVQLLLATTQLAGTDSWLAGDVAAAVLPASGAVICGWLLLQPVTGTIADIAASVFGLFYLGFLPSHWIKLRDLPDSGLELTLLACFLIVATDIGSYAIGRRLGRRPLSPISPGKTVEGALGGVACAMAVGAVGGFWIGWSWGWLIGAVLGAVVALFALVGDLTESMMKRDAGLKDSGDAIPGHGGILDRIDSYLFVPAVVYSLVTLVLPLLES; via the coding sequence GTGATTCCGCAGCCCCGCACCAGCACATCACTGCCGCGCCTGCTGAGCGGCTGGGCCGCCGGGGGCTTCGGCTTCGTGGTGGTGATGCTCGGCGGCTGGTGGTTCACCGTGGCCGTGGGTGTGATCGTGCATCTGGGGCTGCTGGAGTTCTTCCGCATGGCCCAGTTCAAGGGCATTCGGCCCGCCACCAAGACCACCCTGGTGGCGGTGCAGCTGCTGCTGGCCACCACCCAGCTGGCCGGCACCGACAGCTGGCTGGCCGGCGATGTGGCCGCGGCGGTGCTGCCCGCCTCCGGCGCGGTGATCTGCGGCTGGCTGCTGCTGCAGCCCGTCACCGGCACCATCGCCGACATCGCCGCCTCGGTGTTCGGCCTCTTCTACCTGGGCTTTCTGCCCAGCCACTGGATCAAGCTGCGCGATCTGCCCGACTCCGGCCTCGAGCTCACGCTGCTGGCCTGCTTTCTGATCGTGGCCACGGACATCGGCTCCTACGCCATCGGCCGGCGGCTGGGCCGGCGGCCGCTCTCGCCGATCTCGCCGGGCAAGACGGTGGAGGGTGCCCTGGGGGGGGTGGCCTGTGCGATGGCCGTCGGGGCGGTGGGGGGCTTCTGGATCGGCTGGAGCTGGGGCTGGCTGATCGGGGCGGTGCTGGGGGCGGTGGTGGCCCTGTTCGCCCTGGTGGGGGATCTCACCGAGTCGATGATGAAGCGCGATGCGGGCCTGAAGGATTCCGGCGATGCGATCCCCGGCCATGGCGGCATCCTCGATCGCATCGACAGCTACCTGTTCGTGCCGGCGGTGGTCTATTCGCTGGTCACCCTGGTGCTGCCGCTGCTCGAGTCCTGA
- a CDS encoding Coenzyme F420 hydrogenase/dehydrogenase, beta subunit C-terminal domain, translating to MAPHERARPLAKGSVYPAKELCSQCGLCDSRWVAYVRQSCAFLTQRFEAMEAAAHGRSRDLDNEDELYFGVHQRMMSARLRQPLEGAQWTGIVSRIGVRALETGLVDAVLCVGQSETDRFTPVPRLARTPEEVLSARVNKPTLSPNLEVLEQLPGSGIRRLLAIGVGCQIQALRAVQPTLPLDELYVLGLPCVDNVSREGLQTFLESTVSSPDTVVHYEFMQDFRIHFRHSDGRIETVPFFGLDTPKLKDVFAPSCLSCFDYTNAGADLVVGYMGASFGRQWITVRNPLGQRLLELVEPELEVAPVTSRGDRRAAVQQGIEAYDKAVKLPRWLADLIGGFVQRFGPKGLEYGRFSIDSHFTRNALWVRRHHPEKAEAHIPAFAKKIVSRYRLPSA from the coding sequence CTGGCTCCCCATGAACGGGCCCGTCCCCTGGCCAAGGGCAGTGTGTATCCCGCCAAGGAGCTCTGCAGCCAGTGCGGGCTCTGCGACAGCCGCTGGGTGGCCTATGTGCGGCAGAGCTGCGCCTTCCTCACCCAGCGCTTCGAGGCCATGGAGGCCGCCGCCCACGGGCGCAGCCGTGATCTCGACAACGAGGACGAGCTCTACTTCGGTGTGCATCAGCGGATGATGAGCGCCCGCCTGCGCCAGCCCCTGGAGGGGGCCCAGTGGACCGGCATCGTCAGCCGCATCGGCGTGCGCGCCCTGGAGACCGGGCTGGTGGATGCCGTGCTCTGCGTGGGCCAGAGCGAGACGGATCGCTTCACCCCTGTGCCGCGCCTGGCCCGCACGCCCGAGGAGGTGCTCAGCGCCCGGGTGAACAAGCCCACCCTCTCGCCCAACCTGGAGGTGCTCGAGCAGCTGCCCGGCAGTGGCATCCGCCGGCTGCTGGCCATCGGCGTGGGCTGCCAGATCCAGGCGCTGCGCGCCGTGCAGCCCACCCTTCCCCTCGATGAGCTCTATGTGCTGGGTCTGCCCTGCGTCGACAACGTGTCCCGCGAGGGCCTTCAGACCTTCCTGGAGAGCACCGTGAGCTCCCCCGACACGGTGGTGCACTACGAGTTCATGCAGGATTTCCGCATCCACTTCCGCCACAGCGACGGCCGCATCGAAACCGTGCCCTTCTTCGGTCTCGACACGCCGAAGCTCAAGGATGTGTTCGCCCCCAGCTGCCTGAGCTGCTTCGACTACACCAATGCCGGCGCCGACCTGGTGGTGGGCTACATGGGGGCCAGTTTCGGGCGGCAGTGGATCACCGTGCGCAACCCCCTGGGCCAGAGGTTGCTTGAGCTGGTGGAGCCGGAGCTCGAGGTGGCCCCCGTGACCAGCCGCGGCGATCGCCGCGCCGCCGTGCAGCAGGGCATCGAGGCCTACGACAAGGCCGTGAAGCTGCCGCGCTGGCTCGCCGATCTGATCGGGGGGTTCGTGCAGCGCTTCGGTCCGAAGGGCCTGGAGTATGGCCGCTTCTCGATCGATTCCCATTTCACCCGCAACGCGCTCTGGGTGCGACGCCATCATCCTGAGAAGGCCGAGGCCCACATCCCGGCCTTCGCCAAGAAGATCGTGAGTCGCTACCGGTTGCCCTCAGCGTGA